Proteins from a genomic interval of Bradyrhizobium sp. CCBAU 53340:
- the nuoL gene encoding NADH-quinone oxidoreductase subunit L, giving the protein MVQAIVFLPLLGAILAGLISLVGAHGRNPSGDELEHHGDHGHGAHVHASDTINEDASVIHESHHEPGDGHDGHGPAEPAAAGSRGAELITTALLFVSAALSWMTLVDVGFNGHDARYQLLPWIFSGELEVWWSLRVDTLTAVMLVVVTTVSSLVHLYSIGYMDEDPNRPRFFGYLSLFTFAMLMLVTADNLVQLFFGWEGVGLASYLLIGFWYQKPSANAAAIKAFVVNRVGDFGFALGIFAIFMLTSSTDFETIFHAAPGLTGKTIDFLGWHADALTLTCLLLFMGAMGKSAQFLLHTWLPDAMEGPTPVSALIHAATMVTAGVFMVARLSPLFELAPNAQAVVMFFGATTAFFAATIGLVQNDIKRIVAYSTCSQLGYMFVAMGAGAYSVGMFHLFTHAFFKALLFLGSGSVIYAMHHEQDIRNMGGLWRKIPYTFAVMAVGTLALTGFPFFAGYYSKDAIIEAAYAAHNPFSTYAYLLTIAAAGLTSFYSWRLVFKTFFGEPHDQEHYEAAHESPIWMLIPIGVLAVGSIAAGFLFVEVFAHPHGVEEFFRESVKMNPHILEDMEHMPRLLGWLPFVMMAGGFLVSYTFYIRKPYLPVELANTQPMLYQFLLNKWYFDELYDLIFVRPAKWIGYQLWKKGDGFIIDGLGPDGVSARVLDITRNVVKIQTGYLYHYAFAMLIGAAGLITWFMFGFGGQ; this is encoded by the coding sequence ATGGTTCAGGCAATCGTTTTCCTGCCGCTGCTGGGCGCCATTCTGGCCGGCCTGATCTCGCTGGTCGGCGCGCATGGTCGCAACCCCTCGGGTGACGAGCTCGAGCATCATGGCGATCACGGCCACGGTGCGCACGTTCATGCGTCCGATACCATCAACGAGGATGCCTCCGTCATCCACGAGAGCCATCACGAACCCGGCGACGGGCATGACGGCCACGGCCCGGCCGAGCCGGCGGCCGCGGGCTCGCGCGGCGCCGAGCTGATCACGACCGCCCTGCTGTTCGTGTCGGCGGCGCTGTCCTGGATGACGCTGGTCGATGTCGGCTTCAACGGCCACGACGCCCGGTACCAGCTCTTGCCCTGGATATTCTCCGGCGAGCTCGAGGTCTGGTGGAGCTTGCGCGTCGACACGCTCACCGCCGTGATGCTGGTGGTGGTGACGACCGTGTCCTCGCTCGTGCACCTCTATTCCATCGGCTACATGGACGAGGATCCGAACCGGCCGCGCTTCTTCGGCTATCTCTCCCTGTTCACCTTCGCCATGCTGATGCTGGTGACGGCTGACAACCTCGTGCAGCTGTTCTTCGGCTGGGAAGGCGTGGGTCTCGCCAGCTACCTCCTGATCGGCTTCTGGTATCAGAAGCCCTCGGCGAACGCCGCCGCCATCAAGGCCTTCGTGGTCAACCGCGTCGGCGATTTCGGCTTCGCGCTCGGCATCTTCGCGATCTTCATGCTGACGAGCTCGACCGATTTCGAGACCATCTTCCATGCCGCTCCCGGCCTGACCGGCAAGACCATCGACTTCCTCGGCTGGCATGCCGACGCGCTGACCTTGACCTGCCTGCTGCTGTTCATGGGCGCGATGGGCAAGTCGGCGCAGTTCCTGCTGCACACCTGGTTGCCGGACGCGATGGAAGGCCCGACGCCGGTGTCGGCGCTGATCCACGCCGCGACCATGGTCACCGCCGGCGTCTTCATGGTGGCGCGCCTGTCGCCGCTGTTCGAGCTTGCTCCGAACGCGCAGGCCGTCGTGATGTTCTTCGGCGCGACCACGGCGTTCTTCGCCGCGACCATCGGTCTCGTCCAGAACGACATCAAGCGCATCGTTGCGTATTCGACCTGTTCGCAGCTCGGCTACATGTTCGTGGCGATGGGGGCAGGGGCCTATTCGGTCGGCATGTTCCATTTGTTCACGCACGCCTTCTTCAAGGCGCTGCTGTTCCTAGGCTCCGGCTCGGTGATCTACGCGATGCACCACGAGCAGGACATCCGCAACATGGGCGGCCTCTGGCGCAAGATTCCGTACACGTTCGCGGTGATGGCCGTCGGCACCTTGGCGCTGACCGGTTTTCCGTTCTTCGCGGGCTACTACTCCAAGGACGCGATCATCGAGGCGGCCTATGCCGCACATAATCCGTTCTCGACCTACGCCTATCTGCTGACGATCGCGGCAGCCGGCCTGACCTCGTTCTATTCCTGGCGCTTGGTGTTCAAGACCTTCTTCGGCGAACCGCACGACCAGGAGCACTACGAGGCGGCGCATGAAAGCCCGATCTGGATGCTGATCCCGATCGGCGTGCTGGCCGTCGGTTCGATCGCGGCAGGTTTTCTATTCGTGGAGGTGTTTGCTCACCCCCACGGCGTGGAGGAGTTCTTCCGCGAATCCGTGAAGATGAACCCGCACATCCTCGAGGATATGGAGCACATGCCGCGTCTGCTCGGCTGGCTGCCCTTCGTGATGATGGCTGGTGGCTTCCTGGTGTCCTACACTTTCTACATCCGTAAGCCCTACCTGCCGGTCGAGCTCGCGAACACGCAGCCGATGCTGTACCAGTTCCTGCTCAACAAATGGTACTTCGACGAGCTGTACGACCTCATCTTCGTCCGTCCGGCGAAGTGGATCGGCTATCAGCTCTGGAAGAAGGGCGACGGCTTCATCATCGACGGTCTGGGTCCCGACGGCGTCTCGGCGCGCGTCTTGGATATCACCCGCAACGTCGTGAAGATCCAGACCGGTTATCTCTATCACTACGCGTTCGCCATGCTGATCGGCGCCGCCGGCCTGATCACCTGGTTCATGTTCGGCTTTGGAGGCCAGTAA
- the nuoE gene encoding NADH-quinone oxidoreductase subunit NuoE, with protein sequence MSVRRLAPKEVQPASFAFTEENLAFAKQQIAKYPAGRQASAVIAILWRAQEQHDGWVSEAAIRVIADMLDMPYIRVLEVATFYTMFQLAPVGKKAHVQVCGTTPCRLRGAEDLIHVCESRIHHDPFHLSKDGNFSWEEVECLGACVNAPMVLIGKDTYEDLTKETFGKVLDGFASGNPPKPGPQNGRQFSAPAGGPTTLKETS encoded by the coding sequence ATGTCCGTTCGCCGATTAGCACCGAAGGAAGTCCAGCCCGCGAGCTTCGCGTTCACGGAGGAGAACCTCGCATTCGCCAAGCAGCAGATCGCGAAATATCCGGCCGGACGCCAGGCTTCGGCCGTCATCGCCATCCTCTGGCGCGCGCAGGAGCAGCATGACGGCTGGGTGTCGGAAGCTGCGATCCGCGTCATCGCGGACATGCTCGACATGCCCTATATCCGCGTGCTCGAGGTTGCGACCTTCTACACGATGTTCCAGCTCGCTCCCGTGGGCAAGAAGGCCCATGTCCAGGTCTGCGGCACCACGCCGTGCCGCCTGCGCGGCGCCGAAGACCTGATCCATGTCTGCGAGAGCCGAATCCATCACGATCCCTTCCATCTCTCCAAGGACGGCAATTTCAGCTGGGAAGAGGTGGAGTGCCTGGGCGCCTGCGTGAACGCGCCGATGGTGCTGATCGGCAAGGACACCTATGAGGACCTGACCAAGGAAACCTTCGGCAAGGTGCTCGACGGCTTTGCCTCCGGCAATCCGCCGAAGCCCGGTCCGCAGAACGGCCGCCAGTTCTCCGCGCCGGCGGGCGGGCCCACCACGCTGAAGGAGACCTCCTGA
- the nuoF gene encoding NADH-quinone oxidoreductase subunit NuoF, which translates to MLEDKDRIFKNLYGLHDWGLEGARRRGAWDGTKNIIDKGRDWIINEMKASGLRGRGGAGFPTGLKWSFMPKESTDGRPSYLVVNADESEPGTCKDREIMRHDPHLLIEGCLIASCAMNAHTCYIYVRGEFIREREHLQAAIDQAYDAKLVGKDNVNGWPFDIYVAHGAGAYICGEETALLESLEGKKGQPRLKPPFPANVGLFGCPTTVNNVESIAVAPDILRRGAAWFAGIGRPNNVGTKLFCISGHVERPCNVEEAMGIPFRELIDKHCGGIRGGWDNLKAVIPGGSSVRMVPAEQIIDTPMDFDSLSKLRSGLGTAAVIVMDKSTDLIRAIARISYFYKHESCGQCTPCREGTGWMWRVLTRMAEGRAHKREIDMLLEVTKQVEGHTICALGDAAAWPIQGLIAHFRHEIEARIDQYSHRADIDDAGVRDPVNMVAAE; encoded by the coding sequence ATGCTCGAGGACAAGGACCGCATCTTCAAGAACCTCTACGGCCTCCACGATTGGGGGCTCGAGGGCGCGCGGCGCCGCGGCGCCTGGGATGGTACCAAGAACATCATCGACAAGGGCCGCGACTGGATCATCAACGAGATGAAGGCCTCTGGCCTCCGCGGCCGCGGCGGCGCCGGCTTCCCGACCGGTCTGAAATGGTCCTTCATGCCGAAGGAATCGACCGACGGCCGTCCGAGCTATCTCGTCGTCAACGCCGACGAGTCCGAGCCCGGCACCTGCAAGGATCGCGAGATCATGCGGCACGATCCGCATCTGCTGATCGAGGGCTGCCTGATTGCCAGCTGCGCCATGAACGCGCACACCTGCTACATCTATGTTCGCGGCGAGTTCATCCGCGAGCGCGAGCATCTTCAGGCCGCGATCGACCAGGCTTATGACGCCAAGCTGGTCGGCAAGGACAACGTAAACGGCTGGCCGTTCGACATCTACGTCGCGCACGGCGCCGGCGCCTATATCTGCGGCGAAGAGACCGCGCTGCTCGAAAGCCTCGAAGGCAAGAAGGGCCAGCCGCGCCTGAAGCCGCCGTTCCCGGCCAATGTCGGCCTGTTCGGCTGCCCGACCACCGTGAACAATGTCGAGTCGATCGCGGTCGCGCCCGACATCCTGCGCCGCGGCGCCGCCTGGTTCGCCGGCATCGGCCGTCCAAACAATGTCGGCACCAAGCTGTTCTGCATCTCCGGCCATGTCGAGCGGCCCTGCAACGTCGAAGAGGCCATGGGCATTCCGTTTCGTGAGCTGATCGACAAGCATTGCGGCGGCATCCGCGGCGGCTGGGACAATCTCAAGGCGGTGATCCCCGGCGGCTCGTCGGTCCGCATGGTGCCGGCCGAGCAGATCATCGACACGCCGATGGATTTCGACAGCTTGAGCAAGCTGCGCTCGGGCCTCGGCACCGCCGCCGTGATCGTGATGGACAAATCCACCGATTTGATCCGCGCCATCGCCCGCATCTCCTATTTCTACAAGCATGAGAGCTGCGGCCAGTGCACGCCGTGCCGTGAAGGCACGGGCTGGATGTGGCGCGTGCTCACCCGCATGGCCGAGGGCCGCGCCCACAAGCGCGAGATCGACATGCTGCTCGAAGTGACAAAACAGGTCGAAGGCCACACCATTTGCGCGCTCGGCGACGCAGCCGCCTGGCCGATCCAGGGCCTGATCGCGCATTTCCGTCACGAGATCGAAGCGCGCATCGACCAGTATTCGCACAGGGCCGACATCGATGATGCCGGCGTCCGCGATCCCGTGAACATGGTCGCGGCGGAGTAA
- the nuoI gene encoding NADH-quinone oxidoreductase subunit NuoI gives MGINVNATARSLLLSEFVSAFFLAMRYFFQPKPTLNYPFEKGPISPRFRGEHALRRYPNGEERCIACKLCEAVCPAQAITIEAGPRRNDGTRRTVRYDIDMVKCIYCGLCQEACPVDAIVEGPNFEFATETREELFYDKAKLLANGDRWEREIAKAIELDAPYR, from the coding sequence ATGGGTATCAACGTCAACGCCACTGCACGCTCGCTTCTGCTGTCGGAATTCGTCTCGGCGTTCTTCCTCGCCATGCGCTATTTCTTCCAGCCGAAGCCAACGCTGAACTATCCGTTCGAGAAGGGCCCGATCTCGCCGCGTTTCCGTGGCGAGCATGCGCTGCGCCGCTATCCGAACGGCGAAGAACGCTGCATCGCCTGCAAGCTGTGCGAGGCGGTCTGCCCGGCGCAGGCCATCACCATCGAGGCCGGCCCGCGCCGCAACGACGGCACCCGCCGCACCGTGCGCTACGACATCGACATGGTGAAGTGCATCTATTGCGGCCTCTGCCAGGAGGCCTGTCCGGTCGACGCCATCGTCGAAGGTCCGAACTTCGAGTTTGCGACCGAGACCCGCGAGGAACTGTTCTATGACAAGGCCAAGCTGCTCGCCAACGGCGACCGCTGGGAACGCGAGATCGCGAAAGCGATCGAGCTCGACGCGCCGTACCGGTGA
- a CDS encoding NADH-quinone oxidoreductase subunit M produces the protein MTTWPILSVTTFLPLVGALIVYLSRGDDEASRRNSRWIALWTTIITFAVSVILVLRFDPSNADFQFVEKANWLATGITYHMGVDGISLPFVILTTALMPFCIIASWKSVTSRVREYMMAFLILETLMVGTFSALDLVLFYLFFEGGLIPMFLIIGVWGGPRRVYASFKFFLYTLLGSVLMLLAIMALYWNASTTDIPVLMHTAVPRSLQTWAWLAFFASFAVKMPMWPVHTWLPDAHVEAPTAGSVILAAILLKMGGYGFLRFSLPMFPLASHDFAPLIFTLSTIAIIYTSLVAMMQEDMKKLIAYSSVAHMGFVTMGIFAGTMQGVAGGVFQMISHGIVSGALFLCVGIVYDRMHTREIAAYGGLVNRMPLYAMTFMVFTMANVGLPGTSGFVGEFMTLLGTFKTSIPTAFFATTGVILSACYALWLYRKVVFGSLVKPSLASIKDLTFRECLTLFPLIALTILFGVYPKPVLDMSAVSVQQLVNNYNTAVTAVKAAALLQ, from the coding sequence ATGACAACCTGGCCCATCCTTTCGGTCACGACGTTCCTGCCGCTGGTCGGTGCGCTGATCGTTTACCTGAGCCGCGGTGATGACGAGGCGTCGCGGCGCAATTCGCGCTGGATCGCCCTGTGGACCACGATCATCACCTTCGCCGTGTCGGTGATCCTGGTGCTGCGCTTCGATCCGTCGAATGCCGACTTCCAGTTCGTCGAGAAGGCGAACTGGCTCGCCACCGGCATCACCTACCACATGGGTGTCGACGGCATTTCGCTGCCCTTCGTGATCCTGACCACCGCCCTGATGCCGTTCTGCATCATTGCGAGCTGGAAGTCGGTCACGAGCCGGGTGCGCGAATATATGATGGCGTTCCTGATCCTGGAAACGCTGATGGTCGGCACCTTCTCGGCGCTCGATCTCGTGCTGTTCTATCTGTTCTTCGAAGGCGGCCTGATCCCGATGTTCCTGATCATCGGTGTCTGGGGCGGCCCGCGCCGGGTCTACGCCTCGTTCAAGTTCTTCCTCTACACGCTGCTCGGCTCGGTCCTGATGCTGCTCGCCATCATGGCGCTGTATTGGAACGCCAGCACCACCGACATCCCGGTCCTGATGCACACGGCCGTGCCGCGGTCATTGCAGACATGGGCCTGGCTCGCCTTCTTCGCCTCGTTCGCGGTGAAGATGCCGATGTGGCCAGTGCACACCTGGCTGCCCGACGCGCACGTCGAGGCGCCGACCGCAGGCTCGGTGATCCTGGCCGCGATCCTGCTGAAGATGGGCGGCTACGGCTTCCTGCGCTTCTCGCTGCCGATGTTCCCGCTGGCCTCGCATGACTTCGCGCCGCTGATCTTCACGCTCTCGACCATCGCCATCATCTACACCTCGCTGGTGGCGATGATGCAGGAGGACATGAAGAAGCTGATCGCGTACTCCTCGGTCGCGCATATGGGCTTCGTCACCATGGGCATCTTCGCCGGCACCATGCAGGGCGTCGCCGGCGGCGTGTTCCAGATGATCTCGCACGGCATCGTCTCCGGCGCGCTGTTCCTCTGCGTCGGCATCGTCTACGACCGCATGCACACCCGCGAGATCGCGGCCTATGGCGGCCTCGTCAACCGGATGCCGCTCTACGCCATGACCTTCATGGTCTTCACCATGGCCAATGTCGGTCTGCCCGGAACCAGCGGATTCGTCGGCGAGTTCATGACGCTGCTCGGCACCTTCAAGACCTCGATCCCGACCGCGTTCTTCGCCACGACCGGCGTGATCCTGTCGGCGTGCTATGCGCTGTGGCTGTACCGCAAGGTCGTGTTCGGATCGCTGGTGAAGCCCTCGCTGGCTAGCATCAAGGACCTCACCTTCCGGGAGTGCCTGACGCTGTTCCCGCTGATCGCGCTGACGATCCTGTTCGGCGTCTATCCGAAGCCGGTGCTCGACATGTCGGCCGTCTCGGTCCAGCAACTCGTTAACAACTACAACACCGCTGTGACGGCCGTGAAGGCCGCCGCACTGCTCCAGTGA
- the nuoG gene encoding NADH-quinone oxidoreductase subunit NuoG gives MTKLIIDGKEIDVPAEYTLLQACEAAGAEIPRFCYHERLSIAGNCRMCLVEVKGGPKPVASCAWGVRDCRPGPKGEPPEISTRSPMVKKAREGVMEFLLINHPLDCPICDQGGECDLQDQAMGYGVDTSRFAENKRAVEDKYLGALVKTSMNRCIQCTRCVRFSAEVAGAPEMGATGRGEDMEITTYLEHALTSELQGNLVDICPVGALTSKPYAFAARPWELGKTQSIDVMDGVGSAIRVDTRGREVMRVLPRINEAVNEEWISDKTRHIVDGLRTQRLDRPYIREAGKLRAASWPEAFAAIAAKAARTDGKRIGAIAGDLAGVEEMFALKDLLAKFGSANLAVQGGDAFDPALGRGSYIFNPSLAGVEQADALLIIGANPRKEAAVFNARIRKRWRAGGFKIGVIGAKADLTYDYDHLGAGTETLGELASGKHSFMDVLKNAKNPIILVGAGATSRHDGAAILAASAKLALDVGAVKDGWNGFGVLHEAASRVGALDIGFVAGAGGLNAAQMTTFGTLDLLFLLGADEIKAPDGTFVVYIGTHGDRGAHRADVILPAAAYTEKSAIYVNTEGRVQMTGRAAFPPGEAREDWAIIRALSEALGKKLGYDSLAALRQVIFKAVPHLIRLDQIEAGSADQVKKLAGKGGSPEKAPFKPLVEDFYLTNPIARASAVMAECSRLASGQMLTAAE, from the coding sequence ATGACCAAGCTCATCATCGACGGCAAAGAGATCGATGTTCCCGCCGAATACACGCTGCTTCAGGCGTGCGAGGCGGCGGGCGCCGAGATTCCGCGCTTCTGCTATCACGAGCGCCTGTCGATCGCCGGCAATTGCCGGATGTGCCTCGTCGAGGTGAAGGGCGGCCCGAAGCCGGTCGCATCCTGCGCCTGGGGTGTGCGCGACTGCCGTCCGGGCCCGAAGGGCGAGCCGCCGGAGATCTCGACGCGTTCGCCGATGGTGAAGAAGGCGCGCGAAGGCGTGATGGAATTCCTTCTCATCAACCATCCCTTGGACTGCCCGATCTGCGACCAGGGCGGCGAGTGCGACCTGCAGGACCAGGCGATGGGCTATGGTGTCGACACCAGCCGCTTCGCCGAGAACAAGCGCGCGGTCGAGGACAAATATCTCGGCGCGCTGGTCAAGACCTCGATGAACCGCTGCATCCAGTGCACGCGCTGCGTCCGCTTCTCGGCGGAAGTCGCCGGCGCCCCTGAAATGGGCGCGACCGGGCGCGGCGAGGACATGGAGATCACGACCTATCTCGAGCACGCGCTGACGTCGGAGCTGCAGGGCAATCTCGTCGACATCTGCCCGGTCGGCGCGCTGACCTCGAAGCCCTATGCCTTCGCGGCGCGTCCCTGGGAGCTCGGCAAGACCCAGTCGATCGACGTCATGGATGGCGTGGGCTCGGCGATCCGCGTCGACACCCGCGGCCGCGAGGTGATGCGCGTGCTGCCGCGCATCAACGAGGCCGTGAACGAGGAGTGGATCTCCGACAAGACCCGCCACATCGTCGACGGCCTGCGCACCCAGCGCCTCGATCGCCCCTATATCCGCGAAGCCGGCAAGCTGCGTGCGGCGAGCTGGCCGGAAGCTTTCGCCGCGATCGCTGCGAAAGCGGCGCGCACCGACGGCAAGCGCATCGGCGCGATCGCGGGCGATCTTGCTGGCGTCGAGGAGATGTTCGCGCTGAAGGATCTGCTCGCCAAATTCGGCTCGGCCAATCTGGCGGTGCAGGGCGGCGATGCCTTCGATCCCGCGCTCGGCCGCGGCTCCTACATCTTCAATCCGTCGCTCGCGGGCGTCGAGCAGGCCGATGCGCTGCTCATCATCGGCGCCAATCCGCGGAAAGAGGCGGCCGTGTTCAACGCCCGCATCCGCAAGCGCTGGCGCGCCGGCGGCTTCAAGATCGGGGTGATCGGCGCCAAGGCCGATCTCACCTACGATTATGACCATCTCGGCGCAGGCACCGAGACGCTCGGTGAGCTCGCCTCCGGCAAGCACTCCTTCATGGACGTGCTGAAGAACGCCAAGAACCCGATCATCCTGGTCGGCGCGGGCGCCACCTCGCGCCACGACGGCGCCGCCATTCTGGCTGCCAGCGCCAAGCTCGCGCTCGATGTCGGCGCGGTGAAGGACGGCTGGAACGGCTTTGGCGTGCTGCACGAGGCCGCCTCGCGCGTCGGCGCGCTCGACATCGGCTTCGTTGCGGGTGCGGGCGGGCTGAACGCCGCGCAGATGACGACCTTCGGCACGCTGGACTTGCTGTTCCTGCTCGGCGCGGACGAGATCAAGGCGCCTGATGGCACTTTCGTGGTCTACATCGGCACCCATGGGGACCGTGGCGCGCACCGCGCCGACGTGATCCTGCCGGCGGCCGCCTACACCGAGAAGTCCGCGATCTACGTCAACACCGAAGGCCGCGTGCAGATGACCGGCCGCGCCGCGTTCCCGCCGGGTGAAGCCCGCGAGGACTGGGCGATCATCCGCGCGCTCTCCGAAGCGCTCGGCAAGAAGCTCGGCTATGACTCGCTGGCCGCGCTGCGCCAGGTGATCTTCAAGGCCGTGCCGCATCTGATCCGTCTCGACCAGATCGAGGCCGGCTCCGCCGACCAGGTCAAGAAGCTGGCCGGGAAGGGCGGCTCGCCCGAGAAGGCGCCGTTCAAGCCTCTGGTCGAGGACTTCTATTTGACCAACCCGATCGCGCGTGCGTCCGCCGTGATGGCGGAATGCTCGCGGCTTGCCTCCGGGCAGATGCTGACCGCAGCGGAGTGA
- the nuoH gene encoding NADH-quinone oxidoreductase subunit NuoH, which yields MEFFESAFWTGFLWPLIIMIAESVLVLVVLLVAIAYILLADRKIWAAVQIRRGPNVVGPWGLFQSFADLLKFVLKEPIIPAGANKGVFLLAPLVSCVLALAAWAVIPTNLGWVISDINVGILFIFAISSLSIYGIIMAGWSSNSKYPFLAALRSAAQMVSYEVSIGFVIITVLLCAGTLNLSAVVEAQHARGLASLIGLPQLTILNWYVWPLFPMFVVFYVSALAETNRPPFDLVEAESELVAGFMVEYGSTPYLLFMLGEYVAIVTMCAMATILFLGGWLPPVDLPPFNWVPGIIWFSLKLFFMFFLFAMAKAIVPRYRYDQLMRLGWKVFLPLSLAMVIVVAGVLQFAGIAPK from the coding sequence ATGGAATTCTTCGAAAGCGCATTCTGGACCGGCTTCCTCTGGCCGCTGATCATCATGATCGCGGAGAGCGTGCTGGTGCTCGTCGTCCTCCTGGTCGCGATCGCCTACATCCTGCTCGCCGACCGCAAGATCTGGGCGGCGGTGCAGATCCGCCGCGGCCCGAACGTGGTCGGCCCCTGGGGCCTGTTCCAATCCTTCGCCGACCTGCTCAAATTCGTGCTCAAGGAGCCGATCATTCCGGCCGGCGCCAACAAGGGCGTGTTCCTGCTGGCGCCCTTGGTATCGTGCGTGCTCGCGCTCGCGGCCTGGGCGGTGATCCCGACCAATCTCGGCTGGGTGATCTCCGACATCAATGTCGGCATCCTCTTCATCTTCGCGATCTCGTCGCTGTCGATCTACGGCATCATTATGGCCGGCTGGTCGTCGAACTCGAAGTATCCGTTCCTGGCCGCGCTGCGCTCGGCGGCGCAGATGGTGTCCTATGAAGTCTCGATCGGCTTCGTCATCATCACCGTGCTGCTCTGCGCCGGCACGCTGAACCTGTCGGCCGTGGTCGAGGCCCAACATGCGCGGGGTCTTGCGAGCCTGATCGGGCTGCCGCAGCTCACCATCCTGAACTGGTACGTCTGGCCGCTGTTCCCGATGTTCGTGGTGTTCTACGTCTCGGCGCTGGCGGAAACCAACCGTCCGCCCTTCGACCTCGTCGAGGCGGAATCCGAGCTCGTTGCCGGCTTCATGGTCGAGTACGGCTCGACGCCGTACCTCTTGTTCATGCTCGGCGAATACGTGGCGATCGTCACGATGTGCGCGATGGCCACTATCCTGTTCCTCGGAGGCTGGCTGCCGCCGGTGGACCTGCCGCCCTTCAACTGGGTGCCGGGGATCATTTGGTTCTCGCTGAAACTGTTCTTCATGTTCTTCCTGTTCGCGATGGCAAAGGCGATCGTGCCGCGCTACCGCTACGACCAACTGATGCGCCTCGGCTGGAAGGTGTTCCTGCCGCTGTCGCTGGCGATGGTGATCGTGGTGGCCGGCGTGCTGCAATTCGCCGGCATCGCGCCGAAGTGA
- the nuoK gene encoding NADH-quinone oxidoreductase subunit NuoK produces MTIGLGHYLAVGAILFTLGILGIFLNRKNIIVILMSIELILLSVNINLVAFSTFLGDIVGQVFALLVLTVAAAEAAIGLAILVVYFRNRGSIAVEDVNLMKG; encoded by the coding sequence ATGACGATCGGGCTCGGACACTATCTGGCGGTCGGCGCGATCCTGTTCACGCTCGGCATCCTCGGCATCTTCCTGAACCGCAAGAACATCATCGTCATCCTGATGTCGATCGAGCTGATCCTGCTCTCGGTCAACATCAACCTGGTGGCATTCTCGACCTTCCTCGGCGACATCGTCGGCCAGGTCTTCGCGCTGCTGGTCCTGACCGTTGCAGCCGCCGAAGCCGCGATCGGTCTTGCCATCCTGGTGGTCTATTTCCGCAACCGCGGCTCGATCGCGGTTGAGGACGTCAATCTGATGAAGGGCTGA
- a CDS encoding NADH-quinone oxidoreductase subunit J: MILPALFFYLFAGVCVASAVMVIVSRNPVHSVLYLILAFVNASGLFVLMGAEFLGMMLIVVYVGAVAVLFLFVIMMLDVDFLELREGFIQYLPVGVVIGGIFLFELLLTVGAWVINPNVGKTITAPIPANVSNTEALGLVLYTKYIHYFQLAGMVLLVAMIGAIVLTLRHKASVKRQDINVQNARTPEMAMAMRQVAPGQGLSDADAAEWVK; this comes from the coding sequence ATGATCCTTCCCGCGCTCTTCTTCTATCTCTTCGCCGGCGTCTGCGTCGCCTCGGCCGTCATGGTGATTGTCTCGCGCAATCCCGTGCACTCCGTGCTGTACCTGATCCTGGCCTTCGTCAACGCCTCCGGCCTGTTCGTGCTGATGGGCGCCGAATTTCTCGGCATGATGCTGATCGTCGTCTATGTCGGCGCGGTCGCGGTGCTGTTCCTGTTCGTGATCATGATGCTCGATGTCGACTTCCTCGAGCTGCGCGAAGGCTTCATCCAGTACCTGCCGGTCGGCGTCGTGATCGGCGGCATCTTCCTGTTCGAGCTGCTGTTGACCGTCGGCGCCTGGGTCATCAATCCCAATGTCGGCAAGACCATCACGGCCCCGATCCCGGCCAACGTCTCGAACACCGAGGCGCTCGGCCTCGTGCTCTATACGAAGTATATCCACTACTTCCAGCTCGCGGGCATGGTGCTGCTGGTCGCCATGATCGGCGCCATCGTGCTGACGCTGCGCCACAAGGCGAGCGTGAAGCGGCAGGACATCAACGTTCAGAACGCACGCACGCCCGAGATGGCGATGGCGATGCGCCAGGTGGCACCGGGGCAGGGGCTCTCGGACGCCGACGCGGCGGAGTGGGTGAAATGA